Proteins encoded within one genomic window of Acidovorax sp. 107:
- the merA gene encoding mercury(II) reductase has translation MTHLTITGMTCGSCAAHVKKALEDVPGVQSAFVSHPEGTAQLVTLPGTLPDALTAAVARLGYKAMLADVPPKHNHAGSLDQVRQWTGGADKRRGNERPLQIAVIGSGGAAMAAALKAVEQGAHVTLVERGTIGGTCVNIGCVPSKIMIRAAHIAHLRRESPFDGGMSPTPPTILRERLLAQQQARVEELRHAKYEGILDGNPGITVLHGEARFKDDRSLVVRLSEGDEQIVVFDRCLVATGASPALPPIPGLKESPYWTSTEALASATVPERLAVIGSSVVALELAQAFARLGSKVVILARSTLFFREDPAIGEAMTAAFRAEGIEVLEHREASQVAHVDGEFVLTTGHGDIRADRLLVATGRTPNTHSLALDAAGVTVNAQGGIVVDKGMRTSGRNIYAAGDCTDQPQFVYVAATAGTRAAINMTGGEAALDLTAMPAVVFTDPQVATVGYTEAGARNGGIETDSRLLTLDNVPRALANFDTRGFIKLVTDTTGHLIGVQAVAPEAGELIQTAALAIRHRMTVQELADQLFPYLTMVEGLKLAAQTFSKDVKQLSCCAG, from the coding sequence ATGACCCATCTGACAATCACCGGCATGACCTGCGGTTCGTGTGCGGCACACGTCAAAAAAGCCTTGGAAGACGTGCCCGGCGTACAGTCGGCATTTGTCTCCCACCCCGAAGGCACTGCCCAACTTGTCACCCTGCCGGGCACATTGCCCGATGCTCTGACTGCCGCTGTGGCCAGACTGGGCTACAAAGCAATGCTCGCCGATGTCCCCCCCAAACACAACCACGCTGGATCGCTCGATCAGGTGCGTCAGTGGACAGGGGGCGCTGACAAGCGCCGTGGCAACGAGCGTCCGCTGCAAATAGCCGTGATCGGAAGTGGTGGAGCCGCTATGGCGGCAGCACTGAAGGCCGTCGAGCAAGGCGCGCACGTCACGCTGGTGGAGCGAGGCACCATCGGCGGAACTTGTGTGAACATTGGCTGTGTGCCGTCCAAAATCATGATCCGCGCCGCGCATATCGCGCATCTGCGCCGAGAAAGCCCGTTCGATGGGGGCATGTCACCCACACCGCCGACGATCCTGCGCGAGCGGTTGCTAGCGCAGCAGCAGGCACGTGTCGAAGAACTCCGCCATGCCAAGTACGAAGGCATCCTGGACGGCAACCCAGGCATCACGGTGTTGCACGGTGAAGCGCGTTTCAAGGACGATCGGAGCCTTGTCGTCCGTTTGAGCGAGGGGGACGAGCAGATCGTGGTGTTCGACCGCTGTTTGGTCGCGACAGGAGCCAGCCCGGCCCTACCGCCGATTCCGGGTTTGAAAGAGTCACCCTACTGGACTTCGACGGAGGCGCTCGCCAGTGCCACCGTTCCCGAACGGCTGGCTGTGATTGGCTCGTCGGTGGTGGCGCTGGAGCTGGCCCAGGCTTTTGCCCGGCTAGGCAGCAAAGTAGTGATTCTGGCGCGCAGCACCTTGTTTTTCCGGGAGGACCCGGCCATCGGAGAGGCCATGACTGCTGCTTTTCGTGCCGAAGGCATCGAGGTGCTGGAGCACAGGGAAGCCAGCCAGGTCGCGCATGTTGACGGTGAATTTGTGCTGACGACGGGGCACGGAGATATCCGCGCTGACAGGCTGCTGGTCGCAACGGGGCGGACACCGAACACGCACAGCCTCGCGCTGGACGCGGCGGGGGTCACAGTCAATGCGCAGGGGGGCATCGTCGTTGACAAGGGCATGCGCACCAGTGGCCGGAACATTTACGCGGCAGGCGATTGCACCGACCAGCCTCAATTCGTCTATGTGGCCGCAACCGCAGGCACGCGCGCGGCCATCAACATGACCGGTGGGGAAGCGGCACTCGACCTGACCGCGATGCCCGCCGTGGTGTTCACCGATCCACAAGTAGCAACCGTGGGCTACACCGAAGCAGGAGCGCGCAATGGCGGCATTGAGACCGACAGCCGGCTGTTGACGCTGGACAACGTGCCACGTGCGCTCGCCAACTTCGACACGCGTGGTTTTATCAAGCTGGTGACCGATACCACCGGGCACTTGATTGGCGTGCAGGCGGTCGCGCCGGAAGCTGGCGAACTGATCCAGACGGCGGCCCTGGCAATTCGGCACCGCATGACAGTGCAGGAGCTGGCCGACCAGTTGTTCCCCTATTTGACGATGGTCGAGGGACTCAAGCTCGCGGCGCAGACCTTCAGCAAGGACGTCAAGCAGCTTTCTTGCTGTGCAGGATGA
- the merP gene encoding mercury resistance system periplasmic binding protein MerP: MKQLLASLALTLAVVPVWAATQTVMLAIPGMTCSTCPIIVKKALSKIEGVSEVEVTFETRDAAVTFDDAKTSVQKLTKATAEVGFPSSVKR, encoded by the coding sequence ATGAAACAACTACTTGCCTCCCTGGCGCTCACCCTGGCCGTTGTCCCCGTGTGGGCCGCCACCCAGACCGTCATGCTGGCCATTCCCGGCATGACCTGCTCCACCTGCCCGATCATCGTCAAAAAAGCGCTTTCCAAGATCGAAGGCGTTAGCGAAGTTGAGGTGACCTTTGAGACGCGCGACGCAGCTGTCACCTTCGATGACGCAAAGACCAGCGTGCAGAAGCTGACCAAGGCAACCGCAGAGGTGGGGTTTCCATCCAGTGTCAAGCGGTGA
- a CDS encoding DUF2933 domain-containing protein: protein MNHDHTTGHSEAANASGGSRKLIGAVIMLALIGAFFLLREHWSHIAGYWPYLLLLACPLMHLFHGHGGHGSHEGDSSKK from the coding sequence ATGAACCACGACCACACCACAGGGCATTCAGAAGCTGCCAACGCCAGCGGAGGCAGCCGCAAATTGATCGGCGCGGTGATCATGCTTGCGCTCATCGGGGCATTCTTCTTGCTCAGGGAGCATTGGTCGCACATCGCGGGCTACTGGCCGTATCTGCTATTGCTGGCTTGCCCGTTGATGCACCTCTTCCATGGGCACGGGGGGCACGGCTCTCACGAAGGCGATTCGAGCAAAAAGTAA
- the fliE gene encoding flagellar hook-basal body complex protein FliE, with translation MNVTTKPLDALLPVSSLGNSVPKAPSIQGGGFLDAMKQALSTTSQLQSESGRLSREVTFGNPTVSLEETMLAGVKSNIAFQATLQSRNRIVQAYTDVMNMQV, from the coding sequence ATGAACGTCACGACAAAGCCATTGGATGCACTATTGCCTGTCAGTTCGCTGGGAAACTCTGTGCCCAAAGCACCGAGCATCCAGGGAGGCGGTTTTCTGGACGCGATGAAGCAGGCGCTTTCAACCACAAGCCAGTTGCAGAGTGAGTCTGGTCGCCTAAGCCGCGAGGTCACATTCGGCAATCCCACGGTCAGTCTTGAAGAAACGATGCTCGCTGGAGTCAAGTCGAACATCGCGTTTCAGGCCACTCTTCAGAGCCGCAACCGCATTGTCCAGGCCTACACCGATGTGATGAACATGCAAGTCTGA
- the merT gene encoding mercuric ion transporter MerT, producing the protein MSEPNNGRTALFAGGLAAILASTCCLGPLVLITLGFSGAWIGNLTALEPYRPIFIGVALVALFFAWRRIYRPVQACKPGEICAIPQVRAAYKLIFWSVAALIVVALGFPYVMPFFY; encoded by the coding sequence ATGTCGGAGCCAAACAACGGGCGCACAGCGCTCTTCGCCGGAGGGCTGGCGGCCATCCTTGCCTCGACTTGCTGCCTCGGACCGCTGGTCCTGATCACCCTGGGATTCAGCGGGGCATGGATTGGCAACCTGACCGCGCTGGAGCCCTACCGCCCGATCTTCATCGGGGTCGCGCTGGTGGCGCTGTTCTTCGCCTGGCGGCGCATTTACCGCCCGGTGCAAGCCTGTAAACCGGGGGAGATCTGCGCGATTCCCCAGGTGCGAGCTGCCTACAAGCTTATTTTCTGGAGCGTGGCCGCACTGATTGTGGTCGCGCTCGGGTTCCCCTATGTCATGCCATTTTTCTATTGA
- a CDS encoding DUF4148 domain-containing protein: MKLKSTLIVLSLIAAPAFASDQAVSKTREQVLAELAQAQQNGEMLAAGDSGMTLKQINPGAYRSTTSTQASKSREQVREELEQAIRTGDIMVAGEFGVKRNELMSGRYPIVAGKSLKTREQVKSELARAIREGEIVAVGEDGRKLNEIYPDRYHAAHHAAVATTSDEVTQAPRF; encoded by the coding sequence ATGAAACTGAAGTCCACCCTCATCGTCCTTTCCCTCATCGCAGCCCCCGCTTTTGCGTCGGACCAAGCGGTCAGCAAGACGCGCGAACAAGTGCTGGCTGAATTGGCGCAGGCTCAGCAAAACGGCGAGATGCTTGCTGCAGGCGACTCGGGGATGACTCTCAAGCAAATCAACCCCGGAGCCTATCGCTCGACTACTTCGACTCAGGCTAGCAAATCCCGCGAGCAAGTGCGGGAAGAATTGGAGCAGGCTATCCGTACGGGTGACATCATGGTGGCCGGTGAATTCGGAGTCAAACGCAATGAGTTGATGTCTGGTCGCTATCCGATCGTGGCAGGCAAGTCGTTGAAGACGCGGGAACAAGTCAAGAGTGAGTTGGCACGCGCCATCCGCGAAGGCGAAATCGTCGCTGTGGGCGAAGACGGCCGCAAGCTCAACGAAATCTATCCTGACCGCTACCACGCTGCGCACCATGCTGCCGTGGCCACCACCTCGGACGAAGTCACCCAGGCCCCTCGGTTCTAA
- the merR gene encoding Hg(II)-responsive transcriptional regulator, giving the protein MKANLESFTIGAFAEAAGVNVETIRFYQRKGLLPEPAKPHGSIRRYGDADVTRVRFVKAAQRLGFSLDAIAELLRLDDGTHCEEASALAESKLKDVREKIADLARMESVLSELVCACHARKGNVSCPLIASLQDGGRLSLPQ; this is encoded by the coding sequence ATGAAAGCCAATTTGGAGAGTTTTACGATCGGCGCTTTTGCCGAGGCGGCCGGGGTCAATGTAGAGACCATCCGGTTCTATCAGCGCAAGGGATTGTTGCCCGAGCCGGCCAAGCCTCACGGCAGCATCCGCCGCTATGGAGATGCAGATGTGACGCGGGTGCGCTTCGTCAAAGCGGCTCAGCGCCTGGGCTTCAGCCTGGATGCAATAGCCGAGCTGCTGCGGCTAGACGATGGAACTCATTGTGAAGAAGCCAGCGCACTGGCTGAGTCCAAGCTCAAGGATGTGCGCGAGAAGATAGCCGATTTGGCACGCATGGAGTCGGTGCTGTCTGAACTGGTATGCGCATGCCATGCGAGAAAAGGGAATGTCTCCTGCCCGCTGATTGCGTCGCTGCAGGACGGCGGGAGACTCTCGTTGCCGCAATGA
- a CDS encoding type II restriction endonuclease, with product MHDPLETLIDCWKADPSSTYNTWFLWDQRIKNFRSIRRGIAQVVEDIRAGTFGNAYRGSSLETIVGSVAEQRQIFKGADHAFLWKPKLRIPDIYENASNQLAFADLLHTCDHCDCAEDVVAAIQRIDAIGIKGLGPAVANLLYFIHPTLVSPFNTAIVNGFNAVTGGRVKLGRWEHYLSMREGLLRLNAQYRLKLSNDLGAIAGLMFDIGSGRYAAPPQAMDAAATALWQEDLERVRQESTALQRELSQATESDATHTGVQASLRDLGKALGFEVWIASNDRGRAYGGGLLGDGCMAQLPASLDRGLESVRLIDVVWVDPQTSQFAAAFEVEHTTSIYSGIVRMLDLALGTPVAGNCALFLVAPDNRRDKVAEQLQRPAFSRVSELGIRYLPYSQLEQNHASMSRFGSSIKPLLEISQRL from the coding sequence ATGCATGACCCTTTGGAAACTCTCATAGACTGCTGGAAGGCAGACCCGAGCAGCACCTACAACACCTGGTTCTTGTGGGATCAGCGGATCAAGAACTTCCGCTCCATTCGCCGAGGCATTGCGCAAGTGGTGGAGGACATCCGGGCCGGAACGTTTGGCAACGCCTACCGAGGCTCCTCGCTGGAGACAATCGTCGGGTCCGTGGCGGAGCAGCGCCAGATCTTCAAGGGTGCGGACCACGCTTTCCTCTGGAAACCCAAGCTGCGGATTCCGGATATCTACGAGAATGCGAGCAACCAGCTCGCCTTCGCAGATCTTCTTCACACTTGCGATCACTGCGACTGCGCAGAAGACGTGGTGGCCGCCATACAGCGCATTGATGCAATTGGCATCAAAGGCTTGGGCCCAGCAGTCGCCAACTTGCTGTATTTCATCCACCCAACGCTGGTCTCTCCCTTCAACACGGCCATCGTCAACGGGTTCAACGCGGTGACCGGGGGGCGCGTGAAGCTCGGGCGCTGGGAGCACTATCTCTCCATGCGGGAGGGCTTGCTGCGCCTGAACGCGCAGTACCGGCTGAAACTGTCGAATGATCTGGGCGCGATTGCAGGACTCATGTTTGACATTGGCAGTGGCCGATATGCAGCGCCGCCACAAGCAATGGATGCAGCGGCGACAGCTCTCTGGCAAGAAGACCTTGAACGTGTGCGCCAGGAATCCACCGCATTGCAACGGGAACTGTCCCAAGCGACCGAGAGTGATGCGACCCACACGGGTGTCCAGGCCTCGCTGCGCGACCTGGGCAAGGCGCTCGGATTTGAGGTCTGGATCGCGTCCAACGACCGGGGCCGCGCCTATGGCGGGGGGTTGCTGGGAGATGGATGCATGGCGCAGTTGCCCGCCAGCCTGGACCGAGGACTGGAGTCCGTGCGACTGATCGATGTTGTATGGGTTGATCCCCAGACCTCGCAATTCGCCGCCGCATTCGAAGTCGAACACACCACGTCCATCTATTCGGGCATCGTACGCATGCTCGATCTGGCCCTGGGCACGCCGGTTGCAGGCAACTGCGCCCTGTTTCTGGTGGCTCCAGACAATCGCAGAGACAAGGTCGCTGAGCAACTTCAAAGGCCTGCCTTCTCCAGGGTGTCGGAGCTGGGAATCCGGTACTTGCCTTACAGCCAGCTGGAGCAGAACCATGCCTCCATGAGCCGCTTTGGGTCCAGCATCAAGCCGTTGCTGGAGATTTCGCAGCGGCTGTGA
- a CDS encoding heavy metal sensor histidine kinase, producing MKARYSLTTRLTVFFTLASGLVLIGLGTLVAISIDRHFVELDRDALRDKVHLTREVIGKSKSPQDLKTRLDDVLHSHEGLFVTVLRNGQSLYSTEDFEFPADLSVRTQHSRLGVASWRIKDREYRGMSEAVTLPDSAEPPLQVWVAVDIAHHKHFMYELIWVLVSYVALATLVAGILGWWAAKNGLAPLRAMRSRAMAITAQRLDERMPTQEFPVEMADLATTLNEMLRRLKEEFDRLSEFSSDLAHELRTPINNLMTQTQVTLSQARSSEEYQDILASNAEEYQRLARMVADMLFLAKADHGLILPSTERIAVHDEAQALFDFYEALAEEKQVRLQLIGTAEITGDRLMLRRALSNLLSNAIRYTPPGELVVVDIQGGLHGTTVDVVNTGPSIEAQMIPRLFDRFFRADKSRKQLDSDGAGLGLSITQAIVHAHRGRISVSSADGRTCFSMYFPSAQSIGKHLTTDA from the coding sequence GTGAAAGCCCGGTACTCGCTCACGACACGGCTGACGGTCTTTTTTACTTTGGCTTCCGGGCTGGTGCTAATTGGACTGGGAACTCTCGTGGCGATTTCCATTGACCGGCATTTCGTGGAGCTTGACCGCGATGCACTGCGTGACAAGGTTCACCTGACGCGTGAGGTCATCGGCAAATCGAAGTCGCCGCAGGATCTGAAGACGCGGCTGGATGACGTTTTGCACAGCCATGAGGGCCTCTTCGTCACCGTGCTTCGCAATGGTCAATCGCTGTACTCGACGGAAGACTTTGAGTTTCCTGCGGACTTGAGCGTGCGGACCCAGCATTCCCGCTTGGGGGTCGCCTCGTGGCGAATCAAGGACCGTGAGTACCGGGGAATGTCCGAAGCCGTGACGCTGCCTGATTCCGCAGAGCCGCCGCTGCAGGTCTGGGTGGCCGTGGACATTGCTCACCACAAGCACTTCATGTACGAATTGATTTGGGTACTTGTGAGCTACGTGGCATTGGCAACGCTGGTGGCTGGGATCCTGGGCTGGTGGGCCGCAAAGAATGGCTTGGCCCCCCTTCGCGCCATGCGGTCCCGCGCCATGGCCATCACGGCACAGCGACTGGACGAGCGGATGCCAACCCAGGAGTTTCCGGTGGAGATGGCCGACCTGGCGACCACCCTCAACGAGATGCTCCGGCGCTTGAAGGAGGAGTTCGACCGCCTGTCCGAGTTTTCTTCGGACCTGGCTCACGAGCTGCGTACGCCGATCAACAATCTGATGACACAGACGCAGGTCACACTCAGCCAGGCTCGCTCCTCTGAGGAGTACCAGGACATACTGGCCTCCAACGCCGAGGAGTACCAGCGCCTGGCCCGCATGGTGGCTGACATGTTGTTCCTGGCCAAGGCTGACCACGGTCTCATTCTTCCCAGCACGGAAAGAATCGCGGTCCATGATGAAGCTCAGGCTTTGTTTGACTTCTACGAGGCCTTGGCAGAAGAGAAGCAAGTCCGACTGCAATTGATCGGGACGGCGGAGATCACAGGCGACCGGTTGATGTTGCGCCGGGCGCTCAGCAATCTCCTGTCCAACGCCATTCGCTACACCCCACCAGGCGAGCTGGTGGTCGTGGACATCCAGGGGGGCCTGCACGGAACCACCGTGGACGTCGTCAACACTGGACCTTCCATCGAGGCGCAGATGATCCCCCGCCTGTTCGACCGCTTCTTTAGGGCGGACAAGTCGCGCAAGCAGCTGGACTCGGACGGAGCGGGGTTGGGCTTGTCCATTACCCAGGCGATTGTTCACGCACACCGGGGACGGATTTCTGTGAGTTCGGCGGATGGCAGGACTTGTTTTTCGATGTATTTCCCCAGTGCACAGAGCATTGGCAAGCACCTCACGACAGATGCATGA
- a CDS encoding heavy metal translocating P-type ATPase, translating into MTKLKDPVCGMDVTEQSHHSAEHEGRHYYFCSAKCQTKFVEDPDKYAVTPPGTDKVAREPEATQPGTIYTCPMHPEVQQDHPGNCPKCGMTLEPMLPTLDEGENAELVDFRHRFWWTLPLTVVVTVLAMVGHRLQWFEMATQSWIELVLTVPIVLWAGWPFFVRGAQSIVNRSPNMWTLISLGTGAAFAYSVVATVAPGVFPSSFQAMGRVAVYFEAAAVIISLTLLGQMLELKARSQTSAAIKSLLGLAPKTARRIDANGQESDVPLSHVHVGDLLRVRPGEKVPVDGVVVEGSSAVDEAMLTGEPVPIVKGPGDAVIGATLNTNGALVIRSERVGSATMLSQIVQMVAQAQRSRAPMQRMADQVAGYFVMAVVGIALLTLFAWGLFGPEPRWVYGLVNAVAVLIIACPCALGLATPMSIMVATGRGATSGVLFRDAAAIENLRKVDTLIVDKTGTLTEGKPSFERVVAMPGLSEDEVLRLAASLDQGSEHPLADAIVQAARAKGLALDKPEDFESGSGIGVRGQVAGRQLALGNTVLMEQVGVSANPLLAQAEALRATGASVMYLAADGQLQGLLAVSDAIKASTPEALATLHAAGLRIVMATGDGMTTAKAVGAKLGIDEVHGEVKPADKLALVSRLQAEGRVVAMAGDGINDAPALAKADVGIAMGTGTDVAMNSAQVTLVKGDLRGISTARELSEATVGNMKQNLMFAFLYNALGIPIAAGLLYPFTGWLLSPMIAALAMSLSSASVIANALRLRKG; encoded by the coding sequence ATGACGAAACTGAAAGATCCAGTCTGCGGTATGGACGTGACGGAACAATCGCATCACTCGGCGGAGCATGAGGGGCGGCACTACTACTTCTGTAGCGCCAAGTGCCAAACGAAGTTTGTTGAGGACCCGGACAAGTACGCTGTCACGCCTCCCGGTACCGACAAGGTTGCGCGAGAGCCAGAAGCCACTCAGCCCGGCACCATCTACACCTGCCCCATGCACCCTGAGGTGCAGCAGGACCACCCCGGGAACTGCCCCAAATGCGGCATGACGCTGGAGCCCATGCTCCCCACGCTGGATGAGGGAGAAAACGCCGAACTCGTGGATTTCCGGCATCGCTTCTGGTGGACGTTGCCACTGACCGTGGTGGTCACTGTTCTGGCCATGGTGGGGCACAGGCTGCAGTGGTTCGAAATGGCCACGCAGAGCTGGATCGAACTGGTGCTGACGGTTCCCATCGTGCTGTGGGCTGGCTGGCCCTTCTTTGTGCGTGGCGCCCAGTCCATCGTGAACCGCAGTCCCAACATGTGGACGCTGATCAGCCTGGGCACCGGTGCCGCTTTCGCCTACAGCGTGGTCGCCACCGTTGCGCCTGGGGTATTTCCATCCTCATTCCAGGCCATGGGCCGCGTGGCGGTGTACTTCGAAGCAGCAGCCGTCATCATCTCGCTCACGCTGCTCGGCCAGATGCTGGAGCTCAAGGCACGCTCGCAGACCTCGGCCGCCATCAAATCGTTGCTGGGCCTGGCCCCCAAGACGGCGCGGCGTATCGACGCTAACGGTCAGGAGAGTGATGTTCCCTTGTCCCATGTCCATGTGGGAGACCTCTTGCGCGTGCGCCCCGGTGAGAAGGTGCCGGTGGATGGCGTGGTGGTCGAGGGGAGCAGCGCGGTGGACGAAGCCATGCTCACTGGCGAGCCGGTGCCCATCGTCAAGGGGCCTGGTGATGCAGTTATAGGTGCCACCCTCAATACCAACGGCGCTCTGGTGATCCGATCTGAGCGGGTGGGCTCCGCGACCATGTTGTCCCAGATCGTTCAGATGGTTGCGCAGGCACAGCGCTCGCGGGCTCCCATGCAGCGCATGGCGGACCAGGTGGCGGGCTATTTCGTGATGGCCGTGGTGGGTATCGCGTTGCTCACACTGTTCGCGTGGGGCCTGTTCGGTCCGGAGCCACGCTGGGTCTACGGCCTGGTCAATGCAGTTGCGGTGTTGATCATCGCGTGCCCTTGTGCGTTGGGATTGGCAACACCCATGTCGATCATGGTGGCTACCGGCCGGGGGGCGACCAGCGGGGTTCTGTTCAGGGACGCAGCAGCCATCGAGAACCTGCGCAAGGTGGATACGCTGATCGTGGACAAGACTGGCACGCTCACAGAGGGCAAGCCTTCCTTCGAGCGGGTTGTTGCCATGCCCGGTCTGTCCGAGGATGAGGTTCTGCGCCTGGCAGCCAGTCTGGATCAAGGCAGCGAGCATCCGCTGGCCGATGCCATTGTCCAAGCGGCCCGCGCCAAGGGGCTGGCCCTGGACAAGCCCGAGGACTTTGAGTCCGGGTCTGGCATCGGGGTGCGCGGACAGGTCGCTGGACGCCAGCTCGCCCTGGGCAACACAGTCCTCATGGAGCAGGTCGGGGTTTCTGCGAACCCGCTGCTTGCGCAGGCAGAGGCCTTGCGCGCCACAGGCGCCAGCGTGATGTACCTGGCGGCCGATGGCCAGCTTCAAGGCCTGCTTGCGGTCTCGGATGCCATCAAGGCCAGCACGCCGGAAGCGCTGGCGACCTTGCATGCGGCGGGGCTGCGCATTGTCATGGCCACGGGCGACGGCATGACCACCGCCAAGGCGGTGGGGGCAAAGCTGGGGATTGATGAGGTTCATGGCGAGGTCAAGCCTGCGGACAAGCTGGCCCTGGTGTCCCGGCTGCAGGCCGAAGGCCGTGTTGTTGCCATGGCGGGTGACGGGATCAATGACGCGCCCGCCCTTGCCAAGGCAGACGTGGGGATCGCGATGGGTACTGGCACCGATGTGGCGATGAACAGCGCACAGGTCACCTTGGTCAAGGGCGATCTGCGAGGGATTTCCACGGCGCGGGAACTGTCGGAGGCAACGGTGGGCAACATGAAACAGAACCTCATGTTCGCCTTCCTCTACAACGCGCTGGGCATACCGATTGCTGCAGGGCTGCTGTATCCCTTCACCGGCTGGCTGTTGTCGCCAATGATCGCGGCCTTGGCAATGAGCCTGAGTTCGGCGTCCGTGATCGCCAATGCCCTGCGACTTCGCAAGGGCTGA
- a CDS encoding heavy metal response regulator transcription factor: MKILIVEDEIKTGEYLRQGLREAGFNADLVHNGVDGLHLAQEGDYDLVILDVMLPGMDGWQVLTNLRRRGLEMPVLFLTAKDQVQDRIKGLELGADDYLVKPFSFAELLARARTILRRGRNGTEVTVLQVADLELDLLRRRVSRSGKRIDLTAKEFGLLELLMRRQGEVLPRSLIASQVWDMNFDSDSNVIEVAMRRLRAKIDDAYDAKLIQTVRGMGYVLEAPQERA; encoded by the coding sequence GTGAAGATATTGATCGTCGAGGATGAAATCAAAACCGGCGAATACTTGCGCCAAGGCTTGCGTGAGGCAGGGTTCAACGCCGATCTGGTTCACAACGGAGTCGATGGCCTGCATCTGGCCCAGGAAGGTGACTACGACCTGGTGATCCTGGATGTGATGCTTCCTGGGATGGATGGCTGGCAGGTGCTCACCAATCTGCGTCGCCGGGGCCTGGAGATGCCCGTACTGTTTCTCACGGCCAAGGATCAGGTGCAAGACCGGATCAAAGGGTTGGAACTGGGGGCGGACGACTACCTGGTCAAACCGTTTTCCTTTGCCGAGCTATTGGCGCGAGCGCGCACCATCCTCAGGCGTGGTCGCAATGGCACCGAGGTGACGGTCCTCCAGGTGGCCGATCTAGAACTAGACCTCTTGCGGCGGCGAGTCAGCAGATCTGGCAAACGCATCGACCTCACGGCCAAGGAGTTCGGACTCCTGGAGCTGCTGATGCGCCGCCAAGGGGAAGTTCTGCCGCGCTCTCTGATCGCGTCGCAGGTGTGGGATATGAATTTCGACAGCGATTCCAACGTGATCGAGGTGGCGATGCGCAGGCTTCGGGCCAAGATTGACGATGCCTATGACGCCAAGCTGATCCAGACGGTGCGAGGCATGGGGTATGTGCTTGAAGCGCCGCAGGAGCGTGCGTGA